A genomic segment from Zonotrichia albicollis isolate bZonAlb1 chromosome 19, bZonAlb1.hap1, whole genome shotgun sequence encodes:
- the CACNG5 gene encoding voltage-dependent calcium channel gamma-5 subunit produces the protein MLLAMSACSRKALTLLSSVFAVCGLGLLGISVSTDYWLYLEEGIVQPQNQTAEIKLSLHSGLWRVCFLAGEERGRCFTIEYVMPMNIQLTSESTINVLKMIRSATPFPLVSLFFMFIGFILSNIGHIRPHRTILAFVSGIFFILSGLSLVVGLVLYISSINDEMLNRTKDSESFFNYKYGWSFAFSAISFLLTESAGVMSVYLFMKRYTAEDLYRPHPGFYRPRLSNCSDYSGQFLHPDAWARGRSPSDISSEASLQMNSSYPALLKCPDYDQMSSSPC, from the exons ATGCTGTTGGCCATGAGCGCCTGCAGCAGGAAGGCGCTGACCCTGCTCAGCTCAGTGTTCGCCGTCTGCGGCCTCGGCCTCCTGGGCATCTCCGTCAGCACCGACTACTGGCTCTACCTGGAGGAGGGCATCGTCCAGCCCCAGAACCAGACAGCTGAGATCAAGCTCTCGCTGCACTCGGGGCTCTGGAGGGTCTGCTTTCTGGCAG GTGAGGAGCGTGGCCGGTGCTTTACCATCGAATATGTCATGCCCATGAACATCCAGCTGACCTCTGAATCCACAATCAACGTCCTGA AGATGATCCGCTCTGCCACCCCCTTCCCCCTGGTCAGCCTCTTCTTCATGTTCATCGGCTTCATCCTGAGCAACATCGGCCACATCCGGCCCCACAGGACCATCCTCGCCTTCGTCTCGGGGATCTTCTTCATCCTCTCAG GTCTGTCTCTGGTGGTGGGGCTGGTCCTCTACATATCCAGCATTAACGACGAGATGCTCAACAGGACCAAGGACTCGGAGTCGTTCTTCAATTACAAATATGGGTGGTCCTTTGCCTTCTCTGCCATCTCCTTCCTTCTCACAGAG AGCGCCGGGGTGATGTCCGTGTACCTGTTCATGAAGCGCTACACGGCCGAGGACCTCTACAGACCTCACCCCGGCTTCTACCGGCCCCGCCTGAGCAACTGCTCCGACTACTCGGGGCAGTTCCTGCACCCCGACGCGTGGGCGCGGGGCCGCAGCCCCTCGGACATCTCCAGCGAGGCATCCCTGCAGATGAACAGCAGCtacccagccctgctcaagtGCCCTGACTACGACCAGATGTCCTCGTCCCCATGCTGA